Proteins from a single region of Pseudomonas ekonensis:
- a CDS encoding non-ribosomal peptide synthetase: MNSFAADAADGLSATAETFALTAAQSDIWLDQLRQGDSPLYNIGGYVDLSGPLEPELMQAALERLVARHDAVRTVLLPGAGEQGMPLQRFARSLPAPMPLHDFSSHPDPEAAARALIQERIEQPFTLDGGPLFRFLLIRLDRQRHWLSILAHHLITDGWGFGEMLKSLDEIYNALASGDQPPREAPSYVDFILDDARYHGSARYEQDRAYWLDKYRHVPERLLLPRHQERHGPAAAPSRIFSQPFPVSLHERMKQVAREFGASAFHVLLAAMHVYFSRTAQRDEWVVGVPLLNRSGARFKSTLGLFTQVSAVRMGFGRELSFSQLIVAIRDELKQDFRHQRFPLSEMNRALGLLREDRSQLFELTVSYEQDIHEYRYGEARGEVVKVSNHEEGTPLSVHLLSNRSNEKDSLYLVYNEAYFDADDIKALAERLLWVLEQGLEDAGLAVADFSLGTPAEAALLQRWNNTRTDFRQGQPVHRRFEAQAAQRPQALAAIHEGRPMTYADLDGQANGLAHHLIGLGVRPDDRVAVVARRGLDTLVGLLAILKAGAGYVPVDPAHPAERLRYLLEDSAPVAVLTQSDLRERLPSGAVPVIELDRRRWPMNPARPEVPALTDRHLAYVIYTSGSTGLPKGVMVEHRTLSNLIDWHCEAFGVRAGSHASSLAGFGFDAMAWEVWPALCVGATLHLAPVQEEGEDIDALLAWWRAQPLDVSFLPTPVAEYAFSRQLGHPTLRTLLIGGDRLRRFDREQTFEVINNYGPTEATVVATSGRVVAGQALHIGKPIANGTVHVLDEQQRPVPVGVAGELYVGGAGVARGYLNRPELTAERFLDNPFADGRMYRTGDLARWRNDGTLEYLGRNDDQVKLRGVRIEPGEIEAALLSHDAVREAVVQVRDGQLLAWFTEGRALDIRELHEHLKARLPGTLLPGAYVRLEALPLTANGKLDRKALPDPGPEAQVRREYEAPSGEVETLLAQLWAEVLQVERVGRHDHFFELGGHSLLAVGLIERMRQAGLSSDVRVLFGQPTLAALAAAVGSGREVEVPPNRIEPGCTHLTPDLLTLVRLDQAALDRIVATVPGGAANVQDIYPLAPLQEGILYHHITAQQGDPYLLQSWLAFDDAERLDAFAQALRRVMARHDILRTAVLWEGLDAAVQVVWRSAELPVEEVFTDPAQGDVLAQLHERFDARRYRLDISQAPLVRLVYAQDPAHGRIVATLLFHHLAMDHIALEVMREEMQASLLGLSEPTAPAVPYRNYVAQTRLGVSEEEHEAFFREMLGDIDEPTLPFGLQNVQGDGRGIEEARRPLPADLDLRLRAQARQLGVSVASLLHLTWARVLAATSGQERVVFGTVLMGRMQGGEGADRALGVFINSLPLRVDVDLGVRAAVQATHARLTALLGHEHASLALAQRCSGVASPSPLFSALLNYRHTDERTQDASAVQAWQGIETLANEERTNYPMTLSVDDLGDGMRLTTRAVAGIGAQRIGGYVQTALTALVEALEQSPQLAVNRLSVLPPAELEQLLVGLNATEVDCPLEQPAHVLFEAQVRRKPEAVALQFEGQSLTYRELNERANRLAHHLRGQGVQPDARVAICVERSLELVIGLLAILKAGGAYVPLDPDYPLERLHYMLQDSEPVALLVHGATRQLLGEPGVPLIEIDRGDWQDAPAGDLAVPGLSASNLAYMIYTSGSTGTPKGVMVEHRSLCNMVHWGSRISPPTEQGALLQKAPFSFDSSVWEIFWPLCAGLRLVLARPDGNRDSAYVTQAIREQGITVVKFVPALLQQFIEQDDVSQCTRLTDVLNGGGELTAALARAVRRRLPWVRLHNVYGPTETTVDSTGWTLEPHEPLPEGAIPIGKALSNTRLYVLDAHDQPVPMGVSGQLHIGGVGVARGYLGLAQMQAERFIDSPFVPGDRLYRTGDLVRYRADGQLEFLGRNDFQIKLRGLRLEPGEIEARLTEHPAVREAVVTVRDERLVAYFTVREGFAAPAIEALRAHVLERLPEFMAPGAYVRLDALPLTPNDKVDRKALPAPGAEAVLSRRYEAPQGEVEIRLAQIWAEVLGLEQVGRDDHFFELGGHSLLAVSLVARMRQAGLHVDARTLFSQPTLAALAAHTQGQARQVDIPQTTIPVLDRKRRL; encoded by the coding sequence ATGAACTCATTTGCTGCCGATGCGGCGGACGGACTGTCCGCGACCGCCGAAACCTTTGCGCTGACCGCCGCCCAGAGTGACATCTGGCTCGATCAACTGCGTCAGGGCGATTCGCCGCTGTACAACATCGGCGGCTATGTCGACCTGAGCGGCCCGCTGGAGCCTGAGCTGATGCAGGCGGCGCTCGAACGCCTGGTGGCCCGCCACGACGCCGTGCGCACCGTGCTGCTGCCGGGGGCGGGCGAGCAGGGCATGCCGCTGCAGCGCTTTGCGCGGTCGCTGCCGGCGCCGATGCCGCTGCATGACTTCTCCAGCCATCCCGACCCTGAAGCGGCGGCGCGGGCGTTGATCCAGGAACGCATCGAGCAGCCCTTCACGCTGGACGGCGGGCCGCTGTTCCGCTTCCTGCTGATACGGCTCGACCGTCAGCGGCACTGGCTGTCGATCCTGGCCCACCACCTGATCACCGACGGCTGGGGGTTCGGCGAGATGCTCAAGTCGCTGGACGAGATCTACAACGCACTGGCAAGCGGCGACCAGCCACCCCGGGAGGCGCCGTCCTACGTCGACTTCATCCTTGATGATGCGCGCTACCACGGCAGTGCGCGGTACGAGCAAGACCGTGCCTATTGGCTGGACAAGTACCGCCACGTGCCCGAGCGCCTGTTGCTGCCCCGTCATCAAGAACGCCACGGGCCGGCCGCGGCGCCGAGCCGGATCTTTTCCCAGCCGTTCCCGGTCAGCCTGCACGAGCGCATGAAACAGGTGGCGCGGGAATTCGGCGCGTCGGCCTTCCATGTGCTGCTGGCGGCGATGCACGTCTATTTCAGCCGCACCGCCCAGCGCGACGAATGGGTGGTGGGGGTGCCGCTGCTCAACCGCTCCGGCGCCCGCTTCAAGTCCACCCTCGGCCTGTTCACCCAGGTCAGCGCGGTGCGCATGGGCTTCGGCCGCGAGCTGTCGTTCAGTCAGTTGATCGTGGCGATCCGCGATGAGCTGAAACAGGACTTCCGCCATCAGCGCTTTCCCCTCAGCGAAATGAACCGGGCGCTGGGCCTGCTGCGTGAGGACCGCTCGCAGCTGTTCGAGCTGACGGTCTCCTATGAGCAGGACATCCACGAGTACCGCTACGGCGAGGCCCGAGGGGAGGTGGTCAAGGTCTCGAACCACGAGGAAGGCACGCCGCTGTCGGTTCATTTGCTCAGCAACCGCAGCAACGAAAAGGACAGCCTGTACCTGGTGTACAACGAAGCCTATTTCGATGCCGACGACATCAAGGCCCTGGCCGAGCGCCTGCTGTGGGTGCTGGAGCAAGGGCTGGAGGACGCCGGCCTGGCGGTGGCCGATTTCAGCCTGGGCACCCCGGCCGAAGCGGCGTTGCTGCAGCGCTGGAACAATACCCGCACCGACTTCCGGCAGGGCCAGCCCGTGCACCGGCGCTTCGAGGCGCAGGCGGCGCAGCGCCCGCAGGCCCTGGCGGCCATCCATGAAGGCAGGCCGATGACCTACGCCGATCTCGACGGGCAGGCCAATGGCTTGGCGCACCACTTGATCGGCCTCGGCGTGCGTCCCGACGACCGGGTGGCGGTGGTGGCCCGGCGCGGGCTGGACACCCTGGTGGGCCTGTTGGCCATCCTCAAGGCGGGCGCCGGGTATGTGCCGGTGGATCCGGCGCACCCGGCCGAACGCTTGCGCTACCTGCTGGAGGACAGCGCCCCCGTGGCGGTGCTGACCCAGAGCGATCTGCGCGAACGCCTGCCGAGCGGGGCCGTGCCGGTGATCGAACTCGACCGGCGCCGCTGGCCGATGAATCCGGCCAGGCCCGAGGTGCCGGCGCTCACCGACCGGCACCTGGCCTACGTGATCTACACCTCCGGCTCCACCGGCCTGCCCAAGGGCGTGATGGTCGAGCACCGCACGCTGTCGAACCTGATCGACTGGCATTGCGAGGCCTTCGGCGTGCGCGCCGGCAGCCATGCGTCGAGCCTGGCCGGGTTCGGTTTCGATGCCATGGCCTGGGAGGTCTGGCCGGCGCTGTGCGTGGGCGCGACCCTGCACCTGGCTCCGGTGCAGGAGGAGGGCGAAGACATCGATGCGCTGCTGGCCTGGTGGCGCGCGCAACCTTTGGATGTGAGTTTCCTGCCGACGCCGGTCGCCGAATATGCGTTCAGCCGCCAGCTCGGCCACCCGACCTTGCGCACGCTGCTGATCGGCGGCGACCGCCTGCGCCGGTTCGACCGCGAGCAGACGTTCGAGGTGATCAACAACTACGGCCCGACCGAAGCCACGGTGGTCGCCACCTCCGGGCGGGTCGTGGCGGGGCAGGCGCTGCACATCGGCAAACCGATCGCCAACGGCACCGTGCACGTGCTCGACGAACAGCAGCGCCCGGTGCCGGTCGGCGTCGCCGGAGAACTGTATGTCGGCGGCGCGGGCGTCGCCCGTGGCTACCTGAACCGGCCCGAACTCACGGCCGAACGTTTCCTCGACAACCCGTTCGCCGACGGGCGGATGTACCGCACCGGCGACCTCGCCCGCTGGCGCAACGACGGCACCCTCGAATACCTGGGGCGCAACGACGATCAGGTCAAGTTGCGCGGCGTGCGCATCGAGCCCGGCGAGATCGAGGCGGCGCTGCTCAGCCACGACGCCGTGCGCGAGGCCGTGGTGCAGGTGCGCGACGGCCAGTTGCTGGCCTGGTTCACCGAGGGCCGGGCGCTGGACATCCGCGAGCTGCACGAACACCTCAAGGCCCGTCTGCCGGGCACGCTGCTGCCGGGGGCCTATGTGCGTCTGGAGGCGCTGCCGCTGACCGCCAACGGCAAGCTGGACCGCAAGGCCTTGCCGGACCCGGGGCCGGAGGCCCAGGTTCGCCGTGAATACGAAGCGCCGTCGGGCGAGGTGGAAACCTTGCTCGCGCAGCTGTGGGCCGAGGTGCTGCAAGTGGAGCGGGTGGGGCGCCACGACCACTTCTTCGAATTGGGCGGGCACTCGCTGTTGGCGGTGGGGCTGATCGAACGCATGCGCCAGGCCGGCCTGAGCAGCGACGTACGCGTGCTGTTCGGCCAACCGACCCTGGCGGCCCTGGCCGCGGCGGTGGGCAGCGGCCGCGAGGTCGAGGTGCCGCCCAACCGCATTGAGCCTGGCTGCACGCACCTCACGCCGGACCTGCTGACGCTGGTGCGGCTGGACCAGGCGGCCCTCGACAGGATCGTCGCCACGGTGCCGGGCGGCGCGGCCAACGTGCAGGACATCTACCCGCTGGCGCCGTTGCAGGAAGGCATCCTCTATCACCACATCACGGCGCAGCAGGGCGATCCGTACCTGCTGCAATCGTGGCTGGCGTTCGATGACGCTGAACGCCTCGACGCCTTCGCGCAGGCGCTGCGCCGGGTCATGGCGCGCCACGACATCCTGCGCACGGCGGTGCTTTGGGAAGGGCTGGACGCTGCGGTGCAGGTGGTGTGGCGCAGCGCTGAGCTGCCGGTGGAGGAAGTGTTCACGGATCCGGCACAGGGCGACGTCCTGGCGCAGTTGCACGAGCGCTTCGATGCCCGCCGTTACCGTCTCGACATCAGCCAGGCGCCCTTGGTCCGCCTGGTCTACGCACAGGATCCGGCCCATGGGCGGATCGTCGCGACCCTGCTGTTCCATCACCTGGCCATGGACCACATCGCGCTGGAGGTGATGCGCGAAGAAATGCAGGCCAGCCTGCTGGGCCTGAGCGAGCCTACGGCGCCGGCGGTGCCGTACCGCAACTATGTGGCCCAGACCCGGTTGGGCGTCAGCGAGGAAGAGCACGAAGCGTTCTTCCGCGAGATGCTCGGCGACATCGACGAGCCGACGCTGCCCTTCGGATTGCAGAACGTGCAGGGCGACGGACGCGGCATCGAAGAGGCCCGGCGGCCGTTGCCGGCGGACTTGGACCTTCGCCTGCGCGCGCAGGCCCGGCAACTGGGCGTGAGCGTGGCGAGCCTGCTGCACCTGACGTGGGCGCGGGTGTTGGCGGCGACCTCCGGGCAGGAGCGGGTGGTGTTCGGCACCGTGCTGATGGGCCGGATGCAGGGCGGCGAGGGCGCCGACCGGGCGCTGGGGGTGTTCATCAACTCGCTGCCGTTGCGGGTGGACGTGGACCTGGGCGTGCGCGCCGCCGTGCAGGCGACCCATGCCCGGCTGACGGCGCTGCTGGGGCATGAGCATGCGTCGCTGGCGCTGGCCCAGCGCTGCAGCGGGGTGGCGTCGCCGTCGCCGCTGTTCAGTGCGCTGCTCAACTACCGGCACACGGACGAGCGCACGCAAGACGCGTCTGCCGTTCAGGCGTGGCAGGGCATCGAGACCCTGGCCAACGAAGAGCGCACCAACTACCCGATGACCCTCAGCGTCGATGACCTGGGCGACGGCATGCGCTTGACCACCCGTGCCGTGGCGGGCATCGGCGCGCAGCGGATCGGCGGTTACGTGCAGACCGCATTGACGGCGCTGGTCGAGGCCCTGGAGCAGAGCCCGCAACTGGCCGTGAACCGACTGTCGGTGTTGCCGCCGGCAGAGCTCGAGCAACTGCTGGTCGGGCTCAATGCCACGGAAGTGGATTGTCCGCTCGAACAGCCCGCCCATGTCCTGTTCGAGGCGCAGGTGCGGCGCAAACCAGAGGCCGTCGCGTTGCAGTTCGAAGGGCAGTCACTCACCTACCGCGAGCTCAACGAACGGGCCAACCGCCTCGCCCATCACCTGCGCGGGCAGGGCGTGCAGCCGGACGCGCGGGTGGCGATCTGCGTCGAGCGCAGCCTGGAACTGGTGATCGGCCTGCTCGCCATTCTCAAGGCCGGCGGCGCCTACGTGCCGCTGGATCCGGACTACCCGCTGGAGCGCCTGCACTACATGCTGCAGGACAGCGAACCGGTGGCGCTGCTGGTGCACGGGGCAACCCGGCAACTGCTCGGCGAGCCCGGCGTGCCGCTGATCGAGATCGACCGCGGCGACTGGCAGGACGCGCCGGCCGGCGACCTGGCGGTGCCGGGCCTGAGTGCGTCGAACCTGGCGTACATGATCTACACCTCTGGCTCCACCGGTACGCCGAAGGGGGTGATGGTCGAGCACCGCAGTCTGTGCAACATGGTGCACTGGGGCTCGCGGATCAGCCCGCCGACGGAGCAGGGCGCGCTGTTGCAGAAGGCGCCGTTCAGCTTCGACAGTTCGGTGTGGGAGATCTTCTGGCCGCTGTGCGCAGGCCTGCGCCTGGTGCTGGCGCGGCCCGACGGCAACCGCGATTCGGCCTATGTGACGCAGGCGATCCGCGAGCAGGGCATCACCGTGGTCAAGTTCGTGCCGGCGTTGCTGCAGCAGTTCATCGAACAGGACGACGTCAGCCAGTGCACCCGCCTCACCGACGTGCTCAACGGCGGCGGGGAACTGACCGCCGCGCTGGCCCGCGCCGTGCGCCGACGCCTGCCGTGGGTACGCCTGCACAACGTATACGGCCCGACCGAAACCACGGTGGACAGCACCGGCTGGACACTGGAGCCCCACGAGCCGCTGCCGGAGGGCGCGATCCCCATCGGCAAGGCCTTGAGCAACACCCGTCTGTACGTCCTCGATGCCCACGACCAACCGGTGCCGATGGGCGTCAGCGGCCAGTTGCACATCGGCGGCGTCGGCGTTGCGCGGGGCTACCTGGGGCTTGCGCAGATGCAGGCCGAGCGCTTCATCGACAGCCCGTTCGTGCCGGGGGACCGGCTCTACCGCACCGGCGACCTGGTGCGCTACCGCGCAGACGGCCAACTGGAATTCCTCGGGCGCAACGACTTCCAGATCAAGCTGCGCGGCCTGCGTCTGGAACCGGGCGAGATCGAGGCGCGGCTGACCGAACACCCGGCGGTGCGCGAAGCGGTGGTGACGGTGCGCGACGAGCGGCTGGTGGCGTACTTCACCGTGCGCGAGGGTTTCGCGGCGCCGGCCATCGAGGCCTTGCGCGCCCATGTGCTGGAGCGTCTGCCCGAGTTCATGGCGCCGGGGGCCTATGTGAGGCTGGACGCCTTGCCCCTGACCCCCAACGACAAGGTCGACCGCAAGGCCTTGCCCGCACCGGGGGCGGAAGCGGTGCTCAGCCGCCGCTACGAAGCGCCGCAGGGCGAGGTGGAGATCCGCCTGGCGCAGATCTGGGCCGAGGTGCTCGGGTTGGAGCAGGTCGGGCGCGACGACCACTTCTTCGAGCTCGGCGGCCATTCGCTGCTGGCGGTGAGCCTGGTGGCGCGCATGCGCCAGGCCGGGCTGCACGTGGACGCGCGCACGCTGTTCAGCCAGCCGACACTGGCGGCCCTGGCGGCGCACACCCAAGGCCAGGCCCGGCAGGTGGACATCCCGCAGACCACCATCCCGGTGCTCGACCGCAAACGGCGGCTCTGA
- a CDS encoding helix-turn-helix transcriptional regulator codes for MNLTGSIRNTENPHFYWQLGELIASTGDERFATNLFQLVDTLVPVNRVDLSEWTLDERQASVVEVKALGSAGQPQTFPPPDPLQRPDDHPLLQKMIEMNDSLLIQLKASLQHRHPHLGVHQCNLVSRNSNRRCVISFYRPQTQRVFSLPELSFLKSLSDTLLPLIERHAQLSRQTIARHPRPPVADQDQAPLQQVFEERLTLSEINLSVREKEVCLGLLTGGTVPQLAERLRVKNSSVETYLKRATAKLGVSGRHGLAKWMAGA; via the coding sequence ATGAATCTGACCGGCAGTATCCGCAACACGGAAAACCCGCATTTCTACTGGCAACTGGGTGAACTGATCGCCAGCACCGGCGACGAACGGTTCGCCACCAACCTGTTCCAGTTGGTCGATACCCTGGTGCCGGTCAACCGGGTCGACCTGAGCGAATGGACGCTGGACGAGCGCCAGGCCAGCGTGGTCGAGGTCAAGGCGCTGGGCAGTGCCGGCCAGCCGCAGACGTTCCCGCCCCCGGATCCCCTGCAGCGGCCGGACGACCATCCGTTGCTGCAGAAAATGATCGAGATGAACGACTCGCTGCTGATCCAGCTCAAAGCCTCGCTCCAGCACCGCCACCCGCATTTGGGTGTCCATCAATGCAATCTGGTGTCGCGCAACTCCAACCGCCGCTGCGTCATTTCGTTCTACCGTCCGCAAACGCAACGGGTGTTTTCCCTGCCGGAGCTGTCGTTCCTCAAGAGCCTGTCCGACACCCTGCTGCCGCTGATCGAGCGCCACGCCCAGCTCAGCCGGCAGACCATCGCCCGACACCCGCGACCGCCCGTGGCCGATCAGGACCAGGCGCCGTTGCAGCAGGTGTTCGAGGAGCGCCTGACCCTCAGCGAAATCAACCTGTCGGTGCGGGAAAAGGAAGTCTGCCTGGGCCTGCTGACCGGCGGCACCGTGCCGCAACTGGCCGAGCGGCTTCGGGTGAAGAACAGCTCCGTCGAGACCTACCTCAAACGCGCGACGGCCAAGCTTGGCGTCAGCGGGCGGCACGGTCTGGCGAAATGGATGGCCGGCGCCTGA